The Macaca mulatta isolate MMU2019108-1 chromosome 19, T2T-MMU8v2.0, whole genome shotgun sequence sequence acacacacacacacacacacacatgcacacacgaaTGCAACCACACGGGAGCACACACATATGAGTACATGTGCATGTACACGTATCAGTACTCAGAGTTCGGCTACGGGGGAATTAGAACCTGTCTTCTCTAAAGGCGAGGATAAATGAATCTTCATTCGAAAATATATAATTGAATGAATACTTAACTAAATAGGGGAAGTTATTCCAAACTATTCATTTTTTTACCCTGTACGTAAAAGAGTAATTCACCCACTGAAGGATGAGTTAAATAGCTCAGTAGCCCCAATAACACCTAGGCATGAAACACAACAGTACCatccaaaataaaatgataatttacaATCGGTAAGTGAAGAAAGGTATGCTATTAAAATATCTATTGGAAATATTAATACCCAATAAAATGTAACATGATAcaaaaactttcagaaataaaaactaaaattttgtgttttaatgaAGATGTAAGAGCTGGGCATGAAGGGTTTTTGCAGgttgaggggggaggatcacttgagcccaggagttcaagaccggccagggcaacatagtgagactcatcttcatttatttttttaaagaaggtatTAAAGATGACAAAAGgtatgtaaactttttttttttttttttttttttgagacggagtctcgctctgttgcccaggctggagtgcagcttcgagatcttggctcactgcaagctctgcctcccacgttcacgccattctcccgcctcagcctcccgagtagctgggactacaggttcctgtcaccatgcctggctgattttttgtatttttttgtagagacgggatttcaccatgttagccaggatggtctcgaactcctgacctcgtgatctgccctcctcggcctcccaaagtgctgggattacaggcgtgagccgccgcacctggccaaaGGTATGTAAACCTTCATTCATCTAACCATAGGTTCTTGAAATTATACAAcataaagttatatttatttgGTGATTCAAACAAATGTTTATCAAGACCTGATAGgttaagagaaaaaattaatgagTAAAGTGTACACATTAATGTTCAATCTCAATTACATACATATGGTAAAACATTCTAGTTACACATGTTATGGGACTAGTATAGACGAATTCTGATTctgatatgtgtgtatacatatatatgttaatatatgatATTTACGTATGATGTACAAATACTATATATAGTAcaaatactatatatacacacattatatatgtgtgtagatGTATAGAGAAATATTATAAAGTTTGTATAGAACAAAGAATCCACATATATTTGGATATATAGGATACATACACTTAGTCTAAGTGTTATGTGTGTATTACTCACATATCACATAAAAACACACTATGTGTGTATACACCGTATGTGTAGATGCTACTGTAcagtatatacatgtgtgtgtgagtgtatatatgtgtgtacatttaTGAACACATATCTCAAAGGAGGAAATGCCCATATTTAAGGCAGGCATTGcacataaaatattaagtatttagtagacaaaaaaggaaaaaaactcttTCTACATAGCTGTCTTACACATTATATTCCCAGACACAATTGTTATTCAATTTGCAGTCAACAATCAAAAGATACTATGAGAAAACCTCACTATTgctcaaaattaataaaatcctCAGTCATTTTGTATGATATATATTTGAATTCATGATGTACTAAGAAATATTTTGCTAGATGGATGTTTGTATTTTATAGTGTTTGgatgattattttcctttttgagatatATGAAGaattccatttccattttatgaAATGGAAGCCCTGAGGAGATTGCCGTGGAACCAGTGAGGAATTTCTGGCAGAGGAAAGTAGACGGCAGTCCTGGGAAAAATTACTGTGTGAAAAACTGAGGAAGAAGGAATTAGGGCTCCTGGATGGGGTGAAGACCCATATGCAGAGTATCTCTGAGCCCTGAGAGTAGAGCAGTGTGTTCAGGGCCCTGAGCCTGTGGAAGGAATCTTCTCTGAGATGTGAGTCTGTGGAATGTGTGTTGTAAGACCTGCCTTTTACTAGTATAATCCAGCAAAAGCCCTTGGGTGAGGACCCAGTTTTATTTTAGGGAATGTGGGGACTGTATATTTCTTATTCATATTTGTGCAGATTTCATAGTGCTGGTCAGTCATGTAGAAGGCGGAGGTCAGTGTGTTCACAGGATTCGCACCCGAGAGTCAGGAGGCACACGTGGGGGTCCGTGGAAAAGGCTGGCGGCCTGGTATGGCGGGAAGGTCATCAGCGATAGACGCTAGAGTCTCTTGCTTGATCTTGCTGAAATCTGGCTCAAATGTTTGGCCTGGCACAACCAAACTAGAACTTGGAAGATGCTGTATAGATAAAACCTAATATTGTAACCATTCATATTGTTATGGATATGAACATAACGTTGAAAATGTCCTTAATAAGATTTCTTTATTCTAGAAGGTAGATGGTGAATGATGAGATTTCTTTATTCTAGAGGGTAGATGGTGAATGATGAGATTTCTTTGTTCTAGAGGGTAGATGGCGAATGATAAGATTTCTTTATTCTAGAGGGTAGATGGCAAATGATAAGATTTCTTTACTCTAGAAGGTAGATGGCAAATGATAACATTTATTTACTCTAGAGGGTAGATGGTGAATGATGAGATTTCTTTATTCTAGAGGGTAGATGGCAAATGATAAGATTTCTTTATTCTAGAGGATAGATGGTGAATGATAAGATTTCTTTATTCTAGAGGGTAGATGGTGAATGATGAGATTTCTTTATTCTAGAGGGTAGATGGTGAATGATAAGATTTCTTTATTCTAGAGGGTAGATGGTGAATGATAACATTTGTTTATTCTAGAGGGTAGATGGCGAATGATAAGTTTTCTTCTAGAGGGTAGGTGGCGAATGGTAAGATTTGTTTATTCTAGAGGGCAGGTGGCAAATGATAAGATTTCTTTACTCTAGAAGGTAGATGGTGAATGACAAGGTTTCTTTACTCTAGAGGGTTGATGGTGAATGATAAGATTTCTTTGCTCTAGAGGGTAGGTGGCGAATGATAAGATTTCTTTATTCTAGAGGGTAGATGGGGAATATTCGGTCCCTCATGTTTCTCACGTACCTCCCTCCAAACATTCTATTCTATGCAGCAGGGTTTTACATCCTTCAAACACAACAGTGGTCTTTGACCTAGACATGTTGAACTCTTTAGTGCTAGGACTcaagttctcttgctgttttggGACAATTCAGAAAAGAATCAGCCCCAGTCCTTTTGCATACTTCTGTCTGACTGTCCTAGGTGAGTAGAAAGAAACAGTTCAACTGCTTGACACGATTCATTGACCTGAGGTCTTGTCTGCAGCTGGATTTCTATTCTACTTCTGTGATTTTCCTTTCGTGGATCACCAACGCACTGCAAATGCCTATCATTGCTTTTGACATGGGGTACTTTGGTTCTTCCTGGAAAGGCAGGGAGTCTCAGAGTGAGGAGCTCACAGATCATAGGCAGATTGAAATGTTTTCAGCAAGAATAGGCAaacccatagagacagaaagcacacTCGTGGTTAGCAGGtgctggagggaggaaggaatggggGGTGGCTGCTGACTCGGTGTAGGGTGATGACAATGTGTGGAACAGGATGGCAGTGATGGTTACACAATGATCTGAGGAGAAGCTGCACAGGTAGCATCTGAGAAGGAGTGAAGGGCTCACAGGGTTCAGAGAGGGTGTCAGGGCATCAGGGTGGATTTATCTTTTCCTGGTGGAAATCCGATACTTCCCCATTGATTTAGTTACTGAAGTGTGTTTGGAACTCTGAACTGAAGAGATGGAGGCTCAGTAAAGCACACCAGGGAGTGTGGCAATGAGGAATAAAGAAGACTGTGTTACGCGCCATGGACCAGAGCACGCAGGTGTGCAGAGCTGTGGAGCCAACGCTGCCGTGTGGGATGTAGCCTCATGTCTGGGGGTGGGAAAAGAAGGGGATTCAACCAAGGGAAGTCAACATTAATAGAGAGGAAAGGTATCACATGTTAATGGTCCTCCATGGATCACCCCGGAAAATGTCTCTGCAATCCAACACTGATTCCTCCTTCTGGAAATGATCGGCAGACAGTCCAGATACCATTGGCCCTAAATTGTCTCCCGGAACCTCCTGGGATCACCAGATCTATTCCCAAGGCTCCCACTCTGAGGGGTGCATTGTCCTCTCTGCTGTTCACCTCCCGGCTGCATTTTAGGGGCTTCTCTGGCTGTGCTGAGCCTCAAATAACAGAATCCCGAGGACCACCAGGATCAAGCCAGCCATGCCCATGCGGATGAGATTCTCCAGTGTGTAATCCTGGGGGAATGAGGTGGGAGATGGTGGACAAAGAGGCCGCAGAGGTCAGGGCAGATCAGCAACGCCCAGTACCTCTGGATGTCCACCCAGGGAACCCACCTCCCCTTCACAGGACCTGACCCTCTGTGCCAGCCCCATAACTGAAAGCATCTCCTCACTCACCAGTCTTGGGGTCTGAATTGTTTTGTGATGGGCTGAGGGTCTCAGCTGCTCCTGAGGATCAAAACAAAGGAGAAGTACCCTGAGCCAGCCTCTCTCCTAGGCTCTGCATTCTTATCTTCCCCTGTCTTCTGACACGAGTTCTAGTGAGTTCCTCAGTAAACCCTTCCTCTGTAGCAGGGTTTCCTCCAGTCTCCTCATGGAACTATTTCAGCTTTCCTGTGTTCTACAAATCCAAACATTGCTCTTGAGTCATTTGGGAGAGTTTTCCTGTACCCCAAGGGCTCAGGATCTGCAAGGAAAGTGTCCCCAGTATAGAAATCACTGAACCCTGTGTGCTGTCAGTGCAGCCTGGGACACAGGAGCACATGAACCAATTCCCCCGGAGATGAGAGTTTCACAGATCCACCAGCTGAGGACCCAGGCTCCGTGCATGAGGGGTTGGTCCTCAGGGGCGCCTCAATGTCAGAAGCAGAAAGGGGTGAAAGTCTGGGGCTGCCTTCCCTTCATGCCCTCAGCCACTTcacctgggttttctttttttttttttttttttttgagacggagtctcgctctgtcgcccagactggagtgcagtggcgcgatctccactcgctgcaagctccgccttcccgggttcccgccattctcctgcctcagcctcccgagtagctgggactacaggcgcccaccaccgcgcccggctaatttttgtatttttagtagagacggggtttcaccgtgttagtcaggatggtctcgatctcctgacctcgtgatccgcccgtctcggcctcccaaagtgctgggattacaggcgtgagccaccgcgcccggctacaccTGGGTTTTCAATGTCCAATTAATCTAACTAATTCTTCATATAGTCAGGAAAACCTAGAATGATGTGATACCTTCCCCTCCATCCCCACTCACAAACATCTGTCTGCTAAATAGTGGTGCTATTAGAGGTTCATAAATCAGTATTTCTGCTTTTACAAAGTGCGAATCTAGGTGAATCTAGACCAGTAACAAACATGTAAACTCCCACCacacaaaatatctttttatttatttatttacttatttattgagatggagtctctctctgtttcccaggctggagtgcagtggcatgatctcagctcactgcaacctccgcctcccaggttcaagcaattctcctgcccccagcgtcccaagtagctgggatgacaggtgcgtgccaccacccccagctaattttttgtatctttagtagagatggggtttcaccatgttggccaggctggcctcgaactctctACCtcatgatccttctgcctcagcctcccaaagtgctgggattacaggcatgagctaccacaccaggcctatttttatttttattgagatggaatctcactcagtcgcataggctggagtgcagtggcgctctcttggctcattgcaacctctgccgcctgggttcatgAGGTGATTCTCatggttcagcctcctgagtagctggcactacaagggtgtgccaccatgcccagctatttttttttgtatttttagtagagacgagcttttaccaggctggtatcaaactcccgacctcaggtgatctgcccgccttggcctcccgaagtgctgggattacaggcgtgagtcaccgtgcccgacCATCAAATATATTAAGAATATGGATGAATACATATCAGATGAACTTGGATATGCCTACACACATACTCAAATGTAACTTATATAAccacacataaatatgtatagataTAAAGCTTTAGATATTTATTTAAGATGTATTACATACATATTGGTATTTGAAGTGAGAAATATTGGCAAGCAATATAGAAGTAAAGAAGTAAAATTTCCGTTGTCTCATGGTTTGTATAAATTTTATCAGGAAATTAGAGGAGATCCATAGAAAAGCAGTGAGAATGGGGTCATTTGGTAGTGAGTTAGCACGAAACACAATGAATATACTCAAACTCAGCTTTCTCATGGAtaattaccttttatttttaaaatatgaaagaataaagTACTTCACTTATAAATTGTTAAAGGTGTTGAATAATTCTTTAAGTTGGAATGAATATAATTCTTCAAATGTCCGCCCAGGACACCCAGCTCCCCTTGACAGGACCTGACCCTCTGCGCCCAGCGTCTTCACCGCGAGCGTCTCCTCACTCGCCGGCCTTGGAGTCGGACTTGGTTTGTGGTGGGCTGAAGGTCTCAGCTGCTCCTGAGAATCAAAACAGAGGAGAAGAGACATTCAGATGTAACTTATATAACACATTCTGCCTAAGGTTATATACAACTTACATAACTTCCCTGTCAAGGAGAGGTGGGGGTCTTGggtagacatttaaaaaattatgtccattttaatttaaagaattaTTCAACACCTTTGACAATTTATAAGTGAAGTATTtgattctttcatattttttaaacaagaggTAAGTACCCATGAGAAAGCTACTGGTTTGGGTATATTCATTGTATTTCATATTAACTCACTACCAAATTGCCCTcttctaatttaaatttaaattatcaaATTTAAAGCACCTCCTTTTCctataaaagaggtttatttagatGTTAGAATCATGCAGTGATTGGACAAGATTGGACATGAACCCACCCGGGCCCAGGGTTGAGCTGCACTGCAGCCCCCGCTGACCTCCCGCGGGTTTCACGAGCCACACGGAGCCCCCCGGTCAGTTTCCCTGGGGCCACTGTGCTTTGAAACATCCAAACACTTCTGAAGTTCATTAAGGAAACCTCAATTTTTAATATGTAGGGGAGGAAGACTTGAGGTTAACGAAAAATGGATGTctacattgaatatataaattaaatcacagcccaatgaaagaaatataattatttttaaataataggttcacataactgaaataaaaattataaattgacaTATTCAAGTATTGCTTTAAAAGGTTTAGAAAAGAAGAGAGTAACAATGGGCAAGTGCATATAGAAAACGCAGAGTAGAAATGAGTTATACACAAGATGCACTGTGAATAATTGCCTAACTCATCCAGGGAGCAGGTGCACGGCCCCTCCTTAATCTCAGGGTGCCCTGAGCACAGAGGCCTCCAGGTGAGCACAGGAGGGGCCGTGTGAGGGACACCCACAGCTGGAGTGCTTCTCTCTAAAGGAGTGGGTCTGGGGCGTACTCCAGCCTCATCACAGTCAGATCCCATTGAGGCCTGAGCAGCCTCCTCTCCCGTCCTAAGACGGCCCAGGGACCCCGCAGGTGTGGGTGAGGGGCTCCATCCTCAGGGGCCCTTGGAAATAAGAAGTGAGAACGGCCAAGGGAGCATCTGTCTGTCCTCTCTCCATCTCGcctgcctctcttcctcctccgTCAGCTCAGTATCTTCCCCGTGTCCAAGTCAGGCCTGGACCCCAAATCCTCCTGACCCAGCCTGTGCTCCTTCCTCTACTCATCACACATCCTGCAGGACAGGGTAGGGGCCTGCAGGACATGCAGAGCTGTGACAGGAGTGGCTTTCGGTATAAAATTGGAGGGATTTTGTCTTTTACATGAGAGAGGGGAGATTCTAAAACAGTGGGACTTTGTAAATCTTTGTTGTTTCAAAATAGTGTGGCTTTGTCTTACTAAGCTGAGATTCCAGGAGGGATGAGTAAAACTGCATGCACCTGCCCCCATCTCCGTTGGCTTTTTAACCCTTACAAGCCTCCGTTATTGGGAGAATTAGGACAAGGCCAGAGAGGGCTGGAGATGGGAGCAGGTCTAGGAGGAGCCACATCCCAGATGCCCCAGAAGGTCAGAAATGAAGGGGCTTTGGGGTGGTCACATCCAGGTAGCTCCCCGTTATTCAGATGGGGAGTCCAGGGTGCCAGGGGAACCAACTTTTTCAGAAGTTCCACCTCCCAAGGAGAGGCTGAGCCATCACAgtcccagccccacctccccggGCTCCTCCCACCTGACTCCTAGAGCAAGCACCTGCCTATGATCGCCCCTGGCCCTGGCTCCCCATGAGAGGTGATGGCTCCTGGGAATCCTGCTCAGGGAGGGGGAAAGTCCCCGCTGCTCCACTTATCAATGCCGAACCTCAGacacctccctcccctctgaCCACCACGGAGGGAGCACCTGCCCCAACCATGGAGCACCAGGAAGCCACGCGGACCACACCCTTACTGTCCACCCTGCCCTCTGCTGCCCTGAATCAGATCCCGAATATTGGAGGTAGCATTGAGATGAGTCTAGAAACTTCTCTTGACTTGGGAGTGGCTGGTTTTTTTTGTCACCCATGAGTCAGGACTTAGAGGTTGGGACCCCCAGAGGCTCTGATTCTGAGGTGGAGACATCAGGAGGGGTGCGGGTGGGGCCTCCGTCTTCCACAGTCATTCTAATCTCATCTCCTCTGAGGTTCACCCCCGTCTCCTCCCAGCCCTCCCGACTCTTCACTCCACTGAGACTTCAGGGGTGGGAGCCAGGGGTGGGAGGTCGCATCTATTTCCACCCTCTCATGGGCTGGATCCTCCCCTGCGGACCCTGCCCCTTCACTCCCCTCCTTCATTATTGTTCCAGAGCTCTGCTGGGAGCAGGGCCTGAGCTGAGCCTTTGAGTTCAGAGAGGACAGGGTCAGGGCCCTCACCTGAGACCACGAGCTCCAGGGAGTCACTGGGGTGAGTCAGCAGGTAGGGGTTAGAGCTGAGTGAGCCGTAGCACCTGTAGGTCCCCGCATGGGCTGAGGTCACAGGACTTATGGGGAATTCAGCCTGGTACTTATGAGATTGGCGCTTTGATTTTAGACGCAGGGGGGGATCAGCTGCTCCCTCCTTGGTCAGAAGGAAAGTGTGCATCCATCCCTGTGACTGACACAGCAGGGTCACGTTCTCTCCTGAGGCCACCATGGAGCCCGGCTGCACTGAGAGGAAGGGTCTGGCACGGATCTGTCCTGGAGAGGGGAAGGATGGATGAGGGGCTGCCCCACCTTGTTCTGAGCTGATACCTCCCAGGCCTCTCTCTGGAACCCTTAGTCTCTCTATCTGTTTTCTCTGAGTCTCCCCCTCTCTGCCCATCgcctgtctctgtctgtctctctctcccttggGACCCCCACACCTCGTCCCAGCCATCACCATCTTGGCTCCCCCAGCAGGGCCTGTGCAGAGCGTGGGTCCCTGACTGAACCTGCTGGGCTCCTCACCTGAGATCAGGATGTCCAGGGGATCACTGGGGGCCGACCACTCGGAGGAGAGGTTGTGTGCACCGGAGCATCTGTACTGGCCCCCGTAGGAGCGGCTCACGGGGCCCAGGGGGAAGTTGGCCTGAGAGAGCCCAGCCTGGGGCTGCCGGCCAGGGCGCTGGAGGAAGTCACGTCCCCACTCCTTGTACAGAGCAAATCTGTTGTAGCCGGCATCAGAGCCACACTGGAGGGtcagcttctccccaggggccaCGACAGGACCCGGCTGCACTGACAGTGACGGCTTCTTAGAAACACCTGGGAAAAGGTGGTCACGGTTTCCAGGAGCGACCCTCAGGCTTCCCCACaaaccctccctctccccctggGCCTCACCACTGCTGATCTTCCTGTGTCTCTGGCCCCAGGAGCCCTGAGCCCTCTCGTCCCAACATCATCCCACCTGGCGCTGCCCTGAGACGCGGCTCCTCCCCACCTGCCTGGAGACTCAGGGAACTCCAGGCAATGCTGTGAATTTCTCACCTGGGACCAGGAGCTCCAGGAGATCACTGGGTAAAGACCACACATAGGGAGAGCGTGAGTCATAACCATAGCACCGGTACGACCACCTGCGACTCGGGCTCACGGGGCCCACGGAGAAGACGGCCCGGGATGACCCACGGGTACGGGGCTGGGAGTTCAGGCATTGTGGGTGTTCATCTTCTCCTTCCTTACACAGAATGAAGCCGTCAAGTGCCACCCGTGAGTCACACTGGAGGGTCACGTTCCCTCCTGAGGCCACcacagggctgggcagggctgagAGGGTGGGTTTTCTGTAGGCTCCTAGGAGAGAAGGAGGCACCGTGTTAAATGGGACTCACACCTCCCGCATCATCCCCAGGGCTGGGCTGTGAGAGGGAGACGCCCCTGAGAGCCGACCCCCTTCCTGAGGACAGAGCCTGGGGTTGGGACCCCTGAGTGTCCTCTCACCTGTCACCACCAGCTCCAGGGGGTCACTGGGCTCTGACCAGCCTGCCGTGGGGTTACCATAGATACAGCGATACCACCCTGTGTGCTCCCAGGTGGTGGATGGGATGGGGAACTGGCCCTTCTTCACAAGCTCCTGTGGGATCCGTGTAATCCAGGGTgctgttttttcttctctatataGATGGTACTCCTGGGTCTCCAGGCTCCCCTGACACCTGAGGGTCATGGGACTCCCCTGGGTGATCACAGAGTCTGGCTCAGCCCAGAGGGTGGGTTTGGGGAGGGTGCCTGGAAGGAAATCAGAGTTCAGATTCTAAGTCATTTCCTACCCAACCCAACAGATTCCAGCTCCCAGTCCAGGACCCTCCAGATGCCCCCATCAGTCAGGCCAGATCTGCTATTCCCTGTCCCCAGCTGCACGGAGGAGGCCCCTTGTCCCCAGTGAGGAGAAGGGACCTGGGACATCTGGGGACAGACTCACCTGCCTGCACACAGGTCCTCCGGCCCAGACTCAGCCCTGGAAGAGAGTTCCCTGTGAGAGATTTGCCCCTGAAACCTGAGCAGGTCCTCCCCTCCCTGGGATCTTTGTGAGCCCCTGGGGTCTCCTTATGCACCAGAGTTTGGCTGTGGGGTGAGGCCCCTCCTAGGTTAGAATCTCCCCTCCCTCTTCAAATCTCACCGAGACAGATCAGGAGCGTGAGGATGGGGGTCATGGCGTCTCGTCCCACTGCCCTGCTCTGCAGATGGATGAGCCCTCGGTGCTGGCAGGACAGAGACATGGGGTGTGGCCACTCGGAGGCTGGGTCCTTCTTATGGGGTTTTGTCATCTGCAGCCACACAGGAAGTGGAACTGCCCTCCCCTGGAACCTGGCTGTCATTTCTTTAGGTCTGAGGTAGGGGCAGGCCCAACCCCTTTGTAGACATTTCAGACAGAAATGGGGTCTTTCCTGACCCCCAGCCACCGTCTGTCTGGCTTGCCTTCATCTCGCTAAGACCTGGGATGTAGCAGGAGAAAGAACTGATGCCTTCTTGAGTCAGCCCCTTTCAGGCGAGGGCGACCGTGGGCTCCTCTTCCCTCTCAGAGCCTCCCCATGgggtctccctccctccttcagccTGTCCATCAGCTGAGCGTCGCGGGGTTCTTACCATGGCAGTCGTCTCTCCAGCCCTGGAGATGCTTCAGGGAAGATGCAGGTCCATGCTGCAGGCAGACCCAGGTCAGCAGAGACGCACCTGACACCGGGCTGTGCAGCCCAGGCTGAGCTGCGTGTGGCAGTGAGAACACAGGAGAAACGCAGGGAATAAAGAGAGGAAGTCGTGACCCTCTTTGTGGCCTTGGACTATAGATTTTCTTTCTAATCAATAGTAATCCCACCCTTTTGTTAACTTCCTccctttttgttttctacaaCGTCCACCCCTGACCTCCCTGGGAACAAACCTCTGAGTCTTTCCGGCCTCCTCGGTGCCCCTGGCGTCCTTGGCTCTCCCTCTGCACCTCAATCCCTGTTCAACGTTTTGGGAACAATGACTTATGTTTGAGCTTTGatttggggagtgggggagggagctGATATTTATTCAATGACCGGTTATCATCCACTGCCTACGTGACCTCGGGCGGTAATGAaccatctctgagcctcagtttcttcccttGCAGCTTGTTGTCGCAAATCCCACTCGTCACCATGGTTGTGGGGTCAGTGGTTCCTGGGACATGGGAGAGGATCCTTGGTGCTTCATTTCCAGACCAGGTGAGGACATGAGGTGTTTGGGATATGATAGGATCAGAGCATTGGATGATTGATGTGTTCACTCGAGATCTCACATCTGAGATCCCTAATGGAGAAATCTACAGGCAGCATTTCTGAAATACGCAGAACATAACTGTCAAGAGGCATGGAAGCCCCCAAGTGTAGATGTCATGAGGCATGGAAGTCCCCAAGTGTAGATGGATCCACATTAAATAACGGAGGTCAGAGGTGGGTCGCCACAGGTGCCCAGGACCCTCACGAGGTCATTAAGGTGGAGGTTTCCACCAAAGGTGGCCCAAAGTGATTAGACTCAAAATGCCAGACCTGCCTTGGTTTATTTACTATAGAGAAACGGATTCAAATGTTTAGGAAGATTGAAATGTTAGAGAGGAGTTGTCATTCAAAACTCCTCATCTAAATTGGAAGAGTCTAGAAgatgtatctttctttttttctttttcttttttttttttttttttttgagacggagtctcactctgttgcccaggctggagcgcagtggtgtgatctcagctcactgcaacctccatctcctgggttcaagcgattctcctgcctcagtctcctgagtagctggaattacaggcgtgcgccaccacacccagctaatttttgtatttttggtagagacaggatctcaccgtgttggccaagctggtctcgaactcctgacctgaaatgatccaccagcctcggcctctgaaaggcgtgagccaccgtgcccagccgaaaaTGTATCTTTCAACAAtcttgtgagaaataaatgtgtgagGGAAGACCCAGAATTGTGGAAGAGCTCTgtgatgatttttctttttagattcaAACTTCAGGCGAGAGCTGCTGAATCGAGAAACATAAATGTAACTAGAGTCATTGGATCCCAGAGTGGCAGGGGCCATGCGGCGAAACTCCACTAACAAAGGCGAGATTGGTGTGACCACAGTAATGCAAAGCAGACTCAAAGCAGCAATTGAAATCATGTGACTTATGCGACCATGTGGTGCTTGCTAGTTTGTCATGGTGTTCCCATAAGTGAAATAGATAAGAAACCTACTTAATTTTAATCTGTGTCATCAGAAAATGGCTGGGTAAAGTAAGCAAAAGTTTAACCTGAATCATAAAAGCATACACAGCAGTCCCTTAATCAATTCCTG is a genomic window containing:
- the LILRA3 gene encoding leukocyte immunoglobulin-like receptor subfamily A member 3 isoform X1; its protein translation is MTARFQGRAVPLPVWLQMTKPHKKDPASEWPHPMSLSCQHRGLIHLQSRAVGRDAMTPILTLLICLGLSLGRRTCVQAGTLPKPTLWAEPDSVITQGSPMTLRCQGSLETQEYHLYREEKTAPWITRIPQELVKKGQFPIPSTTWEHTGWYRCIYGNPTAGWSEPSDPLELVVTGAYRKPTLSALPSPVVASGGNVTLQCDSRVALDGFILCKEGEDEHPQCLNSQPRTRGSSRAVFSVGPVSPSRRWSYRCYGYDSRSPYVWSLPSDLLELLVPGVSKKPSLSVQPGPVVAPGEKLTLQCGSDAGYNRFALYKEWGRDFLQRPGRQPQAGLSQANFPLGPVSRSYGGQYRCSGAHNLSSEWSAPSDPLDILISGQIRARPFLSVQPGSMVASGENVTLLCQSQGWMHTFLLTKEGAADPPLRLKSKRQSHKYQAEFPISPVTSAHAGTYRCYGSLSSNPYLLTHPSDSLELVVSGAAETLSPSQNNSDPKTGEVGSLGGHPEDYTLENLIRMGMAGLILVVLGILLFEAQHSQRSP
- the LILRA3 gene encoding leukocyte immunoglobulin-like receptor subfamily A member 3 isoform X7 codes for the protein MTLRCQGSLETQEYHLYREEKTAPWITRIPQELVKKGQFPIPSTTWEHTGWYRCIYGNPTAGWSEPSDPLELVVTAYRKPTLSALPSPVVASGGNVTLQCDSRVALDGFILCKEGEDEHPQCLNSQPRTRGSSRAVFSVGPVSPSRRWSYRCYGYDSRSPYVWSLPSDLLELLVPGVSKKPSLSVQPGPVVAPGEKLTLQCGSDAGYNRFALYKEWGRDFLQRPGRQPQAGLSQANFPLGPVSRSYGGQYRCSGAHNLSSEWSAPSDPLDILISGQIRARPFLSVQPGSMVASGENVTLLCQSQGWMHTFLLTKEGAADPPLRLKSKRQSHKYQAEFPISPVTSAHAGTYRCYGSLSSNPYLLTHPSDSLELVVSGAAETFSPPQTKSDSKAGE
- the LILRA3 gene encoding leukocyte immunoglobulin-like receptor subfamily A member 3 isoform X2 gives rise to the protein MTARFQGRAVPLPVWLQMTKPHKKDPASEWPHPMSLSCQHRGLIHLQSRAVGRDAMTPILTLLICLGLSLGRRTCVQAGTLPKPTLWAEPDSVITQGSPMTLRCQGSLETQEYHLYREEKTAPWITRIPQELVKKGQFPIPSTTWEHTGWYRCIYGNPTAGWSEPSDPLELVVTGAYRKPTLSALPSPVVASGGNVTLQCDSRVALDGFILCKEGEDEHPQCLNSQPRTRGSSRAVFSVGPVSPSRRWSYRCYGYDSRSPYVWSLPSDLLELLVPGVSKKPSLSVQPGPVVAPGEKLTLQCGSDAGYNRFALYKEWGRDFLQRPGRQPQAGLSQANFPLGPVSRSYGGQYRCSGAHNLSSEWSAPSDPLDILISGQIRARPFLSVQPGSMVASGENVTLLCQSQGWMHTFLLTKEGAADPPLRLKSKRQSHKYQAEFPISPVTSAHAGTYRCYGSLSSNPYLLTHPSDSLELVVSGAAETFSPPQTKSDSKAGE
- the LILRA3 gene encoding leukocyte immunoglobulin-like receptor subfamily A member 3 isoform X6; this encodes MTLRCQGSLETQEYHLYREEKTAPWITRIPQELVKKGQFPIPSTTWEHTGWYRCIYGNPTAGWSEPSDPLELVVTGAYRKPTLSALPSPVVASGGNVTLQCDSRVALDGFILCKEGEDEHPQCLNSQPRTRGSSRAVFSVGPVSPSRRWSYRCYGYDSRSPYVWSLPSDLLELLVPGVSKKPSLSVQPGPVVAPGEKLTLQCGSDAGYNRFALYKEWGRDFLQRPGRQPQAGLSQANFPLGPVSRSYGGQYRCSGAHNLSSEWSAPSDPLDILISGQIRARPFLSVQPGSMVASGENVTLLCQSQGWMHTFLLTKEGAADPPLRLKSKRQSHKYQAEFPISPVTSAHAGTYRCYGSLSSNPYLLTHPSDSLELVVSGAAETFSPPQTKSDSKAGE